From the Nodularia sphaerocarpa UHCC 0038 genome, the window AGATGCTGGTATTCGTTACGTTTGATTAGTCATTAGTCAATCAATTTTAGATTTTAGATTTTAGATTTTAGATTTTGGATTAGACTGCAATCTAAAATACTCGCTGTGCTGCGTACGCTTCGCTAACGCTTTCTCCAAAATCCAAAATTCTTTACGGACTACTCCCCACTCTCTACTCCCTCTTGATAAGCTTGCCAAATTTGGTGAATAAATTGATTAAATTGCAATTTAGCGGCTGAATCAGGTTCGGTTTTTGGTTCTTTTGCCAAAACTTGACTCAAGAGGGTAATAACTTCTGTATCAAAGGCTGGTCGAAATAATTGTACAGGCCAAAGCAAATCAGACGCATCTCGCATATCCGTAACGATTTGTGATTCTTCAGTAAAGCTGACTAGCAGCAAGGGACGCACCCAGCACAACTGACGAGAAACCACTACTTGGATGACTTCTGCAAACAGATTCCTGTCACTATGGTCTAAAGATACAATTTGTCCTGGTTGAAAGTCTAAGCTCATGTTCACACAGTTGGGACAGTGGCAAGCAAAGATTTTTTGCAGCTTCTTTGATTCTAAAAGCGAAAATGCTCCACCTTTACACAAAAATATTTTAAAATTAAAATATCACTGTTAAGCCTGTCAGGTATTGGGACTTTTGCGCGAAACTACTTCGGTCGAAAAGCATTCCCCTGCCATCAGGTTTCTATGGGAATGTTATAACATTGAGTAAATAACTGTTAAGTAAATGCTCAACAGTTATTCAGTTGTAGTACATCATCGCATAAAAAGCATAGAGCCGTGTCAGTCGAAACTATTGAAAAGCCTTCCACGTCCCGCAAGCTCGCGCCTCGCTACCGCGTTTTGATCCATAATGACGACTATAATTCTATGGAACACGTGGTGCAGTCACTATTAACCACAGTACCGAGCCTTACTCAGCCCCAAGCTGTGAGCATTATGATGGAAGCCCATACTAATGGGCTAGCTTTAGTCATTACTTGTGAGCAAGAACACGCTGAGTTTTATTGCGAAACATTAAAAAGTCATGGTTTAAGCAGCACAATTGAACCTGAAGAATAACTAAAAATATTGTCTAGTGAAGGAAGATCAGACAAAGATATTGCCTCTAACTTGTGACTTTTATTTTGTCCTCTTCCTCAGTTTCACATGAAAATAAACCTCATTCGTTTAGCCCAATGCCCTGTCCCCATCAGGCTGGGTTATTTTGTTGCAGCTTTATTGCTGCTATGGCTCCCCGTTGCTGCACCGATTTACTTATTAGTTAGTGATTCTAACTTAGTCAGTATCTTGACAATGGTGGCGTTATATGTTGAATTTATTTTTCTCTTGCAGCTATGGGGGAAAAATGTCTATCAGCAACCCCAGATACTGAAGCAATATGGTTTGCAAATCACGCGGATAAACGCTGTGGATTTGCTGAGTGGTTTAGCTACTGGGATAATTAGCATTCTCGTAGTGTTTGGGCTACAAGGTTTCTTCGGTTGGCTGGTGTGGCAACAACCGCAGGTTTTTTTGCCTAAAATAATTTTAGAGGGTTTAATTGTCTCTTTGGCTATCGGGTTTGCTGAAGAGTTGTTATTTCGAGGTTGGTTACTGGATGAGTTGCAACGGGATTATAGTCGAAGTGTCGCACTTGGGATAAATGCTGTCGCCTTTGCTTTATTACATTTTATTAAGCCTTTGGAGGCAATTATTCACACATTGCCACAATTTCCGGCTTTAGTGCTGCTGGGGTTGACGCAGGTATGGGCAAAGCGCTGGCGTAGGGGACGCTTGGGTTTACCAATTGGTTTGCATGGTGGTTTAGTTTGGGGCTACTACATCATTAATGTTGGGGGATTAATTGAATATTCTGGTGCAGTTCCTGATTGGATAACTGGTGTAAATCAGAATCCTTTACAAGGAGTTATGGGGGTAGTGTTTATGGGTATATTGGCTTTGTGGATGCGGTGGCGAGCAATAGCTTAATATTGGTTTTCATAACTTGCTAAACTTTTGCAATTACTGTACCAATTAAACAAGCTTTATCTAAATTTACCCCACTTAAATTTGCTCCTTCTAACTCTGCACAAAGTAAATTTGCGCCTGTGAAGTTTGCCCCTGCTAAATTTGCGCCGCGTAAGTCCGCTTCTTCTAAATTGGCTTCACTTAATAAAGCCCCTTGCAAATCGGCGCGACTCAAGTCAGCACCTTTAAGATTGGTTCCTGAGAGGTTTGCACCGCGCAAGTCAGCACTGCGTAAGTCAACACCTTGTAAGTTGACGTTCATCAAGTTTGCACCACTCAAGAAAGCCCCAGCCAATGATACATCGCTGAGTTTAGCCCCCATCAAGTTAGCGCCGCGTAAATTACTACCGCGCAAGTCAGCACTTGTTAAGTCTGCTTGCATTAAGTTCGCTCCCATGAGGTTCGCTCGCAAGTCGGTTTTTTGCAGGTTTGCGCCCATTAAGTTAGCTCCCTCGAAATGCGCGCCTTCGAGTTTTGAACCCATGAAGTTAGTACCGACAAGGGTAGCGCCTGCAAGATTTATCCGGCTTAAATCTAGTTGAGAAAGTTCCTCATCTTCTAAGTTTGCTCCTGGGAGTTGTTTGAGTTTTCCTGTTTTAATGGCTTCAATATTCATGTCGGTAATTCTTATATTAGGAAACTCAGAATTTTAATAATTTCAGGTAGTGGTGTGACAAGCTTAAAATGTTGCATTATATTTCTCTTGTGGAACAGGCATCTTGCCTGTTCTGGGCGGGCAAGATGCCCACCCCACAATAATTTTGTTTATTATTGCATTATATTTCTCTTGTGGAACTGGCATACTTCGACAAGCTCAGTACAAGTCTTGCCTGTTCTGGGCGGGCAGTCCTTGCCCTCCCCTACAATAATTTTGTCTATTATTGCACTATTTTAGGCTTGTCACGCCACTACGATTAATTTATATTTTTTCATTTGGTTATGCTATTTATGTTGTGCTGTAATTGTTTTGCTATAGCTGTCCCATTGAGGATCAAGTAGCCATAAGCCTGTGCTGATTTTAGGTGACATCAGTGGTAGGTCTAGCCCTTGCTGTAAACCCATAACTAATAAAGTTAGAGCATCTACCAGTTTAGGGTCAAAGCGGGTTGATTGTTGTTGTCTGCATTCGTCTAAAGCTTGAGCAAATATTTCGGCGCGAGTTTTCAGGGATGATTTGATGTTGTTGACTCGCCATTGGAAATCAGCAAGTAAGGCTAAAATTCTCGATTCTAAGGGAATTTCATCCCCAGTTAAATTTGCTGGTTCTCCTGTACCGTTCCACCATTCGCTTTGGTGGGTGATAATTTGAGCAATTGCCCGCAGTCTGGGCATGGTTCGTAATACCTGCGCTCCTGGTACTAGGGGACAAGTTAAGGGGCAATGGGGGGCTTGTTCCTCATGGCGGGTGGATGTACCGGGAGTGAGGACGCTCTCGGCTTTTTGGAGTGGGTCTATACGATGTAAAAAACCTGCTAGTCGCAATCGTTTAATTTGCCATGCTGGTAGTTCTAAAAGCTGCCCTATGATCTCACAAAGTGCGACTACTTCGGTGGCGGCCATGGGATTGTTGACATCTGCCATATCCATTAATTGCGCCATCCGCAAAAATGCCTGGATTTCGTTAGAAACCAAGTTGCGGTCTAATACTTGTTGACGCAGGGCTGTGGGGATGGCTATATTATTCTGTCCTGTCTGGAGATAATCGACGACGCGGGAAACAACTGCACTTAAATGTTCTGATGTTGCTATACTTGACTTTATGGCATTTTTATGGTTACAGAGTTTTTGTGCTAGTTCGGGATTGTATTTTTGGATGTGAGCGATCGCCAACTCTGCCGTTTCTTGCACTAACTCTGGTTCAAATGTCCATAAGCCATAGAATTTACGCTCTACATCTGAAGCTGGTATTCCATCAACACCATAATCAGCCTCTGATAACTCTTGACAAAGTACCATTGCTGTGTATTCAGGCGACAAGATAATTAAGTGCCACTCCTGCGCCACTGCATCATCTGAATTTAATGGTACTAAATCCACGTTAGAAAGTTGGCTGGTGGGATGTTCAGCAAAGCTCGCATCCGATGTGGCCATGATCACAATTTGGCGACTACACTTAGCGATATCTGCGTATCTTTCGGCTTCTTGCAGATACCATTTACCCTGTTGAAAGGCTGTGATTACTAAGGGTGTACTTTCTTGAGTTAAGATATGGTCTTCTAAAGCATGGCACAGAGCAACTAAGGTATTTTTGTAATAAACGCCAAATCGAATTGCTCTAGTAGTATTGCGGTGTGCTGTTTCCAGCTTTTGTAGTATTGAACCTTCTAACATGGGCTTTCATAATTCATAATTCGTAATTCGTAATTCGTCATTGTGAGGGGCTAGGGTGAGTGGCTATTAATTTAGTCAAATCCCCAGTCCCCTGTCAATGAATTTTGGATTTGCGTTAGGGAAGCATAGGCAGCGAGGATTTTAGATTGCAGTTTAATCCAAAATCCAAAATCTAAAATCCAAAATTCCTCAGTCCCTGTATGCTACAATATTGCAGATAATTGTTTTTCTTTGTTTTCCATAGGTGCAGAAAGTGCTTCTTCTAATTCGGCACAACCCAATTTTTCTTCTAAGATTTTCATAACTTCCCGTCCGAAGTCATTGGGGTTTTGTTGCCAAGCTTGCAAGCAGACTTCTCCAAAGAAGGAACCAAGGGGTTCAGGATTCCAAAGGAGTTTTTTCGCTGTCCACGGCATTAAGCTCATGGGGTCATATCCTGGTTTCAGGATACCTTCTTTAAAGGCATATTCTTCTAAATGGGTATGGGGTTGCAGTCCAATAAAGAAAATGGCAGGTTCGACTTTATCCGCGCCAAAAATTCGTTCTAGTTCGCGGTGGTAGGCGATGGTTTGGCGAATGGTTTCAAGACGTTCGTCAATGACGTTAAAGGAGTAGTTGACGGAAACCACATCGTTAAAACCAGCTGCTTTTAAGTCACGGCAGTTTTGCAACACGGTGCGTAAGTTGTAACCCATCCGCATTTTCCGCACGAGTTCTTGAGAACCACTGGTAATCCCGATTTCAAAGTAGTTCATCCCGGTTTTAGCCATTAAATCACATAATTCTGGTGTGAGGTTGTCGGCTCTGATGTATGCTGCCCAGTTGATATCTGTCATCCCAGAATCAACGATTTTTTGCAATAGTTCTACAGCATCGTCAATAAATTTACGGGCGGGGATGAATTGAGCGTCAGTAAACCAGAAATTGCGAATGCCGCGATCGTATAATTGGCGAATCTCGGCAACTACTTCGTCTGCTGGGTTGATGCGTACTTGTTTGCCTTCGACGACGGTGTAGACGCAATAACAACAGTTGTGGGGACAACCGCGCTTGGTTTGTACGCCTATATAAAAGTCTTGTTCTTGCAGGTAAAAGTTAAATTCCGGCCAGATGCTTTCTATATAGTCGTAGTTACAGGCGGTTTTTTCTAGGGGGGTGGGTTGTTCATGAATCATTCGTTGCCGTGGTTGAGTTTCTCCCACTACATAGCAACGTTCATCTAGAATTTCTCTGCCACTTAGCAGTTTTTCTAGGAGTGTTTCGCCTTCACCTACAGAAATAATTGTTCCTTGGGGTAAGGTTTTACCCAATTGTTCGTAAAATACGCTGACTGCACCACCACCTAAAATGGCACGAGCATCAGCATGATATTTCTGGGCGCGTCGTAAACCGCGTTTGACTAATCCTTGGTTGCGCCACAATTCTACATAATAAGCAATAAAAATTCGCAAACCGCCGAATGCGCCGCGTAACTTAATCAGGGGGTTCTTGGCGTAATAAAATTCAAAGGCGTTTTGTAGTGGGTTTCCGCCACGTCCACCTACGGGGGCATAAATTTGAATATCGCGCCAAGAAAATACTAGGAGTGTGGGTTTAAATTCGTCGATACAGGTATCTAGGGCGGAGGCGTAGTCTAAAGGTGGTACTGTTCCCAAGTCAAAGATACGTTGTGCTATGCCAGGAAATTGCTTGTGGACGTGATCAGAAAGATATACTACCCCAATGGGAAAGATGGGGTTACACGGAAGGCGAACGTAGAGGATGCGATTTTCCATCATGGATTGTTGAATTTCCATCTTGCAGTTGTTTATGAAATATATAGAGAGATGTGATGCAGTTTAAAGCTGTTTGTTTTAGTGTGCTGTGTTTTTCAGACTTATGATTGCCATTTCAGCCAATTTCTGGATGAGGTTAGCCTGTGTTAACAATTGTGGAAATCGTTGAATTGGCTCTGCATCAGACGAAATAGAAAGATTTTATGAGAAAAATTGTTATATATCTTTACCATAACATTTAGTTTGACTATTCAGCTATGATCTCTAGCTGTAAGTAGGTAAGGGACTTACTCGAAATAAATCATCCAAATAAACGTTAGCGTAGCTTGCGCGTAGCGCATACCACTCCAGACACAGTTCGCGCAGGGTCTCGCAGAGAGGACACAGAGTTATGAGACTTTGAGTGGTCACTGAGCTTGTCGAAGTGAGGTTTTTTGCGTTAGGTGATTGAGTATTTTTTTATTTGAATGTCCCTAAGCATGAATAAACCAAACGATGTTACGACTCGTAAACAAGACCTAAACCCTTACTAATGACCAATGACCAATGACCAATGACCAATGACCAATGACGACCCTAGCTAGTTAACTTTATTTACGCTGACCTACTTAAGTCTGAGGATAGATGTCACTAACAAACCTTCCTTTACAGTTGAGGAGGTGTCAGGGGATAACTGCCAAACTTTATCTGATGAAAGTGATATCTGATGCTTTTATTCTTCAATAAATAGCTAAAATCCCCCTAGCGTAGTATATTATTTGCGTTGGTATCCACTTTTTGGTTAAATTTTCATAACTTGAACATATATTTAACATATATTTAGATAGATATAGCGTAGAAATTTTCAGTTGGTAGTCGGAGTTACAGCATCTGGGGATCAGGCAATGTTAGTTTAGCTGGTGTAATGTAAAATTGTGGCGTAAAGCTCCTCCGCAGTTATGGCTCAAATATTAGATCCTCTACCACCGGAGCAATCTGGGAATATCCTTTGTTGTTACGTTAATGCTACGAGCAAAATCCAGATAGCTCGCATCTGCAATATTGCTAACTGGTACTTTGAAAGAGTTGTTTTTCCAGGACAGCGCTTGGTTTTTGAAGCTCCTCTAGAAGCGCAAATGGAAATTCATACGGGAATGATGGCTAGTGCAATTTTGTCTGATACAATTGCGTGCGATCGCCTTGCAATTAACGAGCCTAGCAGTAGTGAATTTCATACAGACTCAATAGGCATCGACACGATCAGTACAAAACCAATGGTGCAGTCTATTCATACAAAAATTGACAATACAACAAAACCCTTAACAATTGCTGGCTTTGGACAGATTGATTAAAAAAAAACAATTTTATATAATTTCAGGGTTGCTAAATTCAGCGACCCTTTTTATTTGGTCATTTGTCATTTGTCATTTGTCATTGGTCATTTGTCATTTGTCATTGGTCATTTGTCAACCCCCCATCTTCTCCCGTTCCGGTTTACAATCAATGTTATGAATTTGCCTTCTTTTATTTGGTTGTGGAAAATAGCCGCTTGGTCAATGGGGTTGTCGCTATTGGCTTATTTGCTGCTAGGAGTTACGGGTGTTTGGATGTTTCAAGAAAGAACTTTGCCGCATTCTAGTTTCCCTTGGTTCATTGGCGGACGTAGAGAGGTGCGATCGCTACACTATACAATGGGTATCACTATGGTCTGTTTAGTGTTGCTACTGTTAGCAGTTGGCATTGTTGGCACTCTCGGACACTTCGGTTCCTTGGGACACTCATCACACTTAGTTGCTGGGTTAATCGTAGTAGCGTTGGTTTTGCTGTCTGCTTTCAGCACTACACAAATTAGCACTCGGCGTTCTTGGGCTAGACCTTTACATATTGGTGTAAATATGATTCTATTTGGCGGTTTTACTTGGGTATCCTTGACTGGTTGGATAGTGGTACAAAAGTATTTACCTTAGAAAATCCCAAAAAATACATCTTTTTCCACCTGAAGTGAGTATTTTGGCTTTTTTCGGGAATCGCTCATATACTAGCTGTATATAAAATTGTAGTTGATTATCAAGCGAAATCTTATGTCTAACCCACAACCCAATCCCAAGCAACCAGCTAACAAAAAAGTCAATCCAACCACAAACAATGATAAAAAACGTCCTTTGAACAACGGTAAACCAGATAAAACAGGCCACTAAGTTCAAATAAAATCTTAATAAACATCAATCTCTATTCATAGAGACGTAATCAGCACGTCTCTATATTTATTTTTTTTGGTCAATAAGACTTACCCATAAAAACTCTGAAACTCTCATGCATCTTTGACCTGTGCGGTTCGTTTATTCATGATTTTAGGTCAAAACTAGGATAATCTCTGGCAAACTCCTAGTAAATATCAGGTATAAAACAAATTAATTCTTGTCAATAAAGAATCGCAAGTATTAAAAAATTCCAGAGGCGAAGTTGGTAAAAATACCATTAGCAGCTTGCAATTACAGGCATTTATAATGTATTGTTATATATGTTACTTTTGGCAAAAAAATCTCTACTGTAGAGACATCAAGGTACTGAGATTAGATCATGAATTTCCAAATGTTAATTGATACAACCAGAAACATAGATTTTTGTGATATCAATGTATACCAGTGAATCAATTAAGTACTCTACCAGAGCAGAAATTGGACAAACGAGCCGGATTCTAGTGGTAGAAGATGAAGAATTAATCCAAGAAATGCTAGCTGTAGCATTGGAAGAAGAAGGTTTTGGGGTAATAACTGCCCGTGATGGGCGTTCGGCTGTAGAATATCTCAAAAGTTGTGAACCCAACTCAGGGGAACCGCCTTTTGATTTAATAATTCTTGATTTGATGCTACCTCATATTAATGGGCTAGATATCTGCCGCTTGCTGCGTCATCAAGGAAACCCAGTCCCAATTTTGATTCTTAGTGCTAAAGGTAGTGAAACGGATCGCGTTTTGGGGTTAGAAGTAGGAGCCGATGATTATCTGACTAAACCCTTTAGCATGAGGGAGTTAGTGGCTCGCTGTCGCGCTTTACTCCGTCGCCAACGCTTAAGTAGCTTGCCACAAATACAAGTCCTAAAACATAAGAATATCACTTTAAATCCCCAAGAGTGCCGGGTGCTGGTGCGTGATCAAGAGGTGAATTTGTCTCCTAAAGAGTTTCGCTTGCTGGAACTGTTTATGAGTTATGCTCGTCGAGTCTGGTCTCGTGAGCAATTGCTCGATCAGGTTTGGGGACCAGAGTTTGTTGGTGACAGTAAAACTGTAGATGTTCATATCCGTTGGTTACGCGAAAAACTAGAGGAAGATCCTAGTCATCCAGAACACATTGTGACTGTCAGAGGTTTTGGTTATCGGTTTGGGTAATCTATTCAAATAGTTGTTAGTTTTGATTAATCACAAAGGAACTAACAATTCATATTTTAATGCTCTTATTAGGATTTTTTCTGGGTTTAGCGGTAGGTATTGGCATTTGGATTTGGCAACAAGTTCAATTAAAACGCTATTTGGGGCGAATACTGCAACCGTTAGGCTCTGGTTCTGACAAGGTAATGCTACCGCTAATACCTCGTTTGCAGCGCGAAATATCCAGAGTGAAGCAGCAGCGACAAGATTTGCAGCAGTCGCTACAAACCTACCAAGACCTGCTGGATTTTGCTCCCCTGGGATATTTGCAGGTAGATGAAGAAAATCAATTGCTGTGGTGTAATCAGCAAGCGCGAAATATATTGTATCTCCAAAGATGGCAAGCAGGACAGGTGCGCTTATTGCTGGAGTTGGTGCGCTCTTATGAACTTGATCATTTAATTGAACAAACTCGTGATTGGCAGAAACCACAGACAAAGGAGTGGGTTTTTCACCCGTCTTGTGATGATGCGGCACAGATGCCAACCGTAAAATCACTGGTTTTGCGAGGGTCTAGTTTACATTTACCCAATGGACAAGTAGGGGTTTTTTTGGAAAATCGCCAACCTCTGCTGGATATGAATCAACAACGCGATCGCTCTTTTTCGGATCTAGCTCACGAACTGAGAACGCCATTGACTTCGATTCGTTTGGTTGTAGAAACTTTACAAAACCGCTTAGAACCGCCCTTAGATCGTTGGGTGAATCGGCTGATGCAAGAAGTTGATCGGCTAATTAACTTGGTACAAAGCTGGTTGGAACTAACCCAAATGGAAGCAAACCCAACTATGCAATTGCATCTAGAAAGGTTGGATGTGCGATCGCTGATTGCATCTGTTTGGGAAACATTAGAACCATTAACACAAAAGCAGCGTTTGTCTCTTGACTATTCTGGCGCAGAAAATATCTTTATTAAAGCAGATACCGCCCGGATTTATCAAGTTTTTCTCAACTTGCTGGACAATAGCATTAAATATAGTCCTCCTGGTACTTGCATTCAAATCCAAGCAAAAATTTTATCTGTAGAAAATAGCCAAAGTAGCGATCGCCCTGTCAACGTGTTAGAAATAAATCTGATTGATGCGGGACTAGGTTTTGCCCAAGCCGATTTACCGCATATTTTTGAGCGATTTTACCGGGGAGATAAAGCGCGGACTCATTCCTCATTACCAGAAAATAACTCTGTGGCGACCATAGTGGGTAATGGTTTGGGTTTGGCTATCGTCAGGCAAATTATTGTCGCCCACGGCGGTTCAATCAAAGCTATGAACCATCCAGAAACTGGTGGCGCTTGGATGCAACTTCAACTTCCTGAAGTTATGGCAAACGAACGCAGCCAAGACTATAGTTAAGAATATCTTCACCTTTGAGACTATAAGTGTGGAAGCTGCTTTGTATGATCACAATCCTAACCCTCAAAATCCCCCGTTGGCGCGTGCCATTAGGCGCTTAGAACGGGACGTATTACGCATGGGCGCTTTAGTAGAACAATCCTTTCGCCTCAGCCACCAAGCACTATTTGCCCGTGATTTAACTGCTGCTGAGGAACTACCCCGATTAGATAAAAAAATTGATCGCTTTTATAGACAAATAGAATCAGACTGTACAGCAATCATGACTCTCCAAGCACCTACGGCTCAAGATTTGCGCTGTTTGAGTGCGTTTATGCAGTTAGTGCGAGATTTAGAGCGTATTGGAGATTATGCTGAGGATTTAGGTAATATTGCCGTAAAAATCTTTCCTTATCCGCCTCATACGTCCTTACCAGACATTGAAAATATGTCTCACCATGCACAAGCAATGCTCGCAACTAGCTTAAAGGCTTTAGCTGATTTGGATGAAGTTGGTGGACGAGGTTTAAAGCACCTGGATGATGCTGTAGACAATGCTTATGATCGCGTTTATCAGACTTTAGCCCAGCAACGGGATGTACCTGGGGTAGTCGAGCCAATTTTGCTGCTAGCACTGACAATTCGTTGTTTGGAACGCATGGCAGATCATGCCACTAACATCGGTCAGAGAGTAGCATACATCGTCACTGGACAGCGTTGTTAATTATTTAATTGACTTACATTGGCATCTCAAAAGTAATTTTATACAAACAAAAGTTAAATACTTAGAAAAAAACCTATCTATTTCATTCTTTTGATAATAATTCATGTTTATTATATATGAAAAATTTATGTATTAATACGGAAGAAGGCAATTAGAGGTTTATTCTAAAAAAATAAAAATGTTGTTTAAAAAATTACAACTATTAAAATTTTGTTAACTAACATACAGTTTACCAAATGATTACCTTTTCTTAAACTTGCTCAATTACTGTAGCTATAGACAACATAGACACTGTTAAATTCATACTTGGTTTCACCAATGCCAATTAAATAGATATTACCTTGAGTGGTTAAGCGCAAACCACCCAAATTTTGGCAAAATAAGATGAATTTAACCAAATATCAATAATTTTAATTGAGGTCGAATTTTTTTGGGGAGATTTTCCCATTGATTAATTAACAGATCAATTTAGTTTGCACTCTTACAAGTACTTGCATAATGACTCCCACAAGTCTGACTTCAAACTTATCTAATATATCGACTGAATATAGCCCCAGTACAGAGTTAACACAAAGGTTATTTAGCCGTAGAGAAATAATTCCGCCTGAAACAGATGTACTGTGGCGCATTGAGCGCGGAGCCGTTCGGACTTTAACCTGGAGCGAAGACGGAATATTTATAACTCTAGGTTATTGGGGTGCTGGTGATCTGATTGGCTATTCTTTGTCAAAAGTTCAACCCTACCACATTGAATGCCTGACAAGCGTAGAAGTAAGCATTATCCCGCCTCACCTTTGGTATAGAGATATTGATGCTTTTTTGTCCCACATTAAACATTCAGAAGAGCTTTTAAGTATTGTACATCTTAAGCCGATGTCGTTACGTTTGGGGAAATTTTTGCTGTGGTTAAGTGAAAAATTTGGACGTGATGTAGAACAGGGTAAATTAATTGACCTAAATATTACTCATCAGGAAATAGCCGAAGTATTAAATACTACTCGTGTTACTGTAACACGGCTTCTACAGCAATTTGAAGAAGAAGGAAGGTTGTTACGCTATCAGCGTCGAATTATTCTTCTTTCAGCAAAAAAAAATATCAAACACATAGTATAAAACAATGGTAATTTACTTGTGTTAAGTGTCAAAAGTTTGGTATATTCATTACTAAAGTTTTAAGTAATCGCCTGAAAAAGTGTCCAACTTTTTCATGATTTCAATTGTTCGGTGTGAGTGAAATTAAAAACATGACAAAACTACTTTGGAATGCTCTGAAGGTTAGTCCAGCTATTGCTGCGACATTGTTGGCTGCTAATAGTGCCTTCGCGGTTGAAGTTAATGAACAAGTAACAACTGTTGCTCAGTTGTCCCAAGAGGCTAATAGCATCGGTCAAGTAACATCTGTTTCTCAGTTTTCGGATGTACAGCCTACAGACTGGGCGTTTCAAGCTTTGCAATCTTTGGTTGAGCGTTACGGTTGTATCGCAGGTTATCCCAACTCTACTTACCGTGGAAACCGTGCGTTGACTCGGTATGAATTTGCGGCTGGTTTAAATGCTTGTTTAGACAGAGTTAATGAACTGATTGCGACAGCAACCGCCGATGTAATTACTAGACAAGATTTAGCTACATTACAGCGCTTGCAAGAAGAATTTTCGGCTGAATTGGCTACCCTGCGCGGTCGTGTAGATTCCTTAGAAGCTCGGACTGCTGAGTTAGAAGCAAATCAGTTTTCTACTACTACCAAGCTTTCTGGGGAAGCAATTTTCAACGTATCTGATGTTTTTGGCGATGAAAGAGCTGGCGGTGGCGACTTAAATTACAACACCAC encodes:
- a CDS encoding sensor histidine kinase codes for the protein MLLLGFFLGLAVGIGIWIWQQVQLKRYLGRILQPLGSGSDKVMLPLIPRLQREISRVKQQRQDLQQSLQTYQDLLDFAPLGYLQVDEENQLLWCNQQARNILYLQRWQAGQVRLLLELVRSYELDHLIEQTRDWQKPQTKEWVFHPSCDDAAQMPTVKSLVLRGSSLHLPNGQVGVFLENRQPLLDMNQQRDRSFSDLAHELRTPLTSIRLVVETLQNRLEPPLDRWVNRLMQEVDRLINLVQSWLELTQMEANPTMQLHLERLDVRSLIASVWETLEPLTQKQRLSLDYSGAENIFIKADTARIYQVFLNLLDNSIKYSPPGTCIQIQAKILSVENSQSSDRPVNVLEINLIDAGLGFAQADLPHIFERFYRGDKARTHSSLPENNSVATIVGNGLGLAIVRQIIVAHGGSIKAMNHPETGGAWMQLQLPEVMANERSQDYS
- a CDS encoding Crp/Fnr family transcriptional regulator; this translates as MTPTSLTSNLSNISTEYSPSTELTQRLFSRREIIPPETDVLWRIERGAVRTLTWSEDGIFITLGYWGAGDLIGYSLSKVQPYHIECLTSVEVSIIPPHLWYRDIDAFLSHIKHSEELLSIVHLKPMSLRLGKFLLWLSEKFGRDVEQGKLIDLNITHQEIAEVLNTTRVTVTRLLQQFEEEGRLLRYQRRIILLSAKKNIKHIV
- the phoU gene encoding phosphate signaling complex protein PhoU; this encodes MEAALYDHNPNPQNPPLARAIRRLERDVLRMGALVEQSFRLSHQALFARDLTAAEELPRLDKKIDRFYRQIESDCTAIMTLQAPTAQDLRCLSAFMQLVRDLERIGDYAEDLGNIAVKIFPYPPHTSLPDIENMSHHAQAMLATSLKALADLDEVGGRGLKHLDDAVDNAYDRVYQTLAQQRDVPGVVEPILLLALTIRCLERMADHATNIGQRVAYIVTGQRC